The Anaerolineales bacterium region CGACCGACGCGTACAGCTCGCCCTCAAAAGTGGTGGCAGTGGCAAGCACGCCCACGACCCCGCTTTCGGTATGCTCGGCGGCCGGCTTGACGGCTGGCTCCATGCCCACGATGGGAATATTGGGAAACAGCTCACGAATTGATACCAACGCGGCGGCGGAGGCGGTGTTACAAGGGATCACAATCAGCTTGGAGCCCTGAGCGATCAGATAGCGAGCGATGCCTTCCGAGAAGGCGCGCACCTCGTCCAGGCCACGCGGCCCATAGGGCACATGCGCCTGGTCAGCGAAGTAGATGATGTCTTCGGCCGGCAGCTGAGCGCGCAGGGCGCGCAGCACGCTGAGGCCGCCCACACCGGAATCGAATGCGCCAATGGGTTGCGAAGAGGTCATAGGCAATAAAAAGAGCGCAGCGGGTTGCTGCGCTCTTGGTTATACCAGATGCGGATTCTTACTTGTCAAACTTCTGCTTGAGGCGGGCCTTCTTGCCGCTCACATCGCGCAGGTAGCGCAGGTTGGCGCGGCGCACCTTGGAGTGGCGCTCGACCACCACCTTCTCGATCAGCGGAGAGGCGGTGAGGAAGGTGCGCTCGACCCCGATGCCGTTGCTGGCCATGCGGCGCACGGTGAAGTTGCGGTTGTTGCGGGAGCCGCCAGCCTTGAGCACGGTGCCCTTGAACTCCTGAATGCGCTCACGGTCACCTTCTTTGATCTTGACGTGAACACTCACCAGGTCACCGGGGCGCAGGTCGGGGATATTTTCGTTTTTCTTGGCCTCTACGGCCTTCAGCAAGTCAGACATGTACATTCCTTAATGGGTTTCAAACACAGCGGCAGATTGTACCACACGCCACTTAGTTGGCAAACAGGTCGGTTGAGCGATAATCGTCTGGCGTGGACGGGTAGATGCGGGTGAAGCGGTCTTTGTTGCCCAGCCAGCGGGCGACAATCTCAAGCAGGTTAGAGCCAATGAAACGCCCCCCACCCTGGCTGGCGTGGCAGGCATCCGCCTTATCCTTGCGGGCTTGCACGCTGCGATAGTTGATGGTGATGTGCGGCGGGGTGTCTTTGTCACGCGCCAGCACGGTGAGGTCAATATCCTTGTTGCGGCCCACTTTGGATGGGTCTTTGCCCAGCAGGCGCATCAGGAACACGGCTCGGCGCAGGCGGGCGCGGTTGCGGGCGTTGACATAGAGCATGGCGGGCTGGTACGGCTGGCCTGCTTTTGGATACTGGCTGGCATCGCCGGCGGCATGGAAGGCCGCCACGGTGGCCTTGTGAATGTGGATATGGTCAGGGTGGTAGTAGCCGCCGGTCTCGTCAAAGGTAATGACGGCTTGCGGGCGCAGGCGGCGGATAAGGACGACGATGCGCTCAGCCACCTGCTCCAGCGGGGCTTGCACCAGGGCCTCGGGGCGGCTGTTGTCTTCAGAGCCGACCATACCGCTGTCACGATACTCGAGGAAGTTGACGCTTTTGAGGCCAAGCGCATCCGCAGCGCACAGCAGTTCGGCCTCGCGCAATTCGGCGATAGTCTCGTACTTGGTCAGGTACTCTGCGTCCACGGTGCCGGCTTCGCCGCGCGTGGCGCAGGCGAGGTGCACATCCACACCCTGGGTATCCCAGTAAGCGATCGCGCCGCCCATGCCGAAGGACTCATCGTCCGGATGGGCCATCACGACCAGGACGGTTTTATGGGGGTTAGCTTGTGTTTCCATGGCGAATGGGCAGAATTATAGTCCTGCTGAACCCGAGTTGGTGTGGATAAGGAATTTAGTACGTTGGCAGGTCCGGATCCACCTGCTCAGCCCAGGCGTTGATGCCGCCGACGAGGTTCTTGACCTTGCCGAAGCCCGCGGCCAGCATCAACTCCACGGCGCGGGCCGAGCGGCCGCCGACGCGGCATATCACCACATATTCGTTGGCCGTATCGAGTTGGGATAAGCGGGCGGCAACCTCGCCCAGGGGGATGTCAATGCTGCCCTCGATGCGAGAGATGGCCAGTTCGTGCGGCTCGCGCACGTCGATCACTTTGACCTGTGAGCCAGCTTTGAGCTGCTCGGCCAGCTCCTTGGGAGTGACCTCGTATTTTTTATCCATGCTTGCCTCATCGTGGTCGTGAGCGGGCAGACCACAGAAGGCTTCGTAGTCTATTAGCTCGATCTTGTCTTTTGGCTGGCTGCATACGACACAGTTGGGGTCCTTGCGCAGCTTGACGAATTCTATCCGCATATCCAGCGCATTGAAGAGCAGCAGGCGCCCCACCAACGTTTCGCCTATGCCCAACAGGGCTTTGATGCCTTCGCTGGCTTGCATGCTGCCAATGATGCCGGGCAGCACGCCCAGCACGCCGCCCTCGGCGCAGGAAGGCACCAGGCCGGGCGGTGGCGGCTCGGGGAACAGGCAGCGGTAGCACGGGCCGTGCTCGGCGTCGAAGACGCTGACCTGGCCATCGAAGCGGAAGATGGAGCCGTACACATTGGGGATGCCTAGCTTGACGCTGACATCGTTCACCAGATAGCGGGTGGGAAAGTTATCCGTGCCGTCAATGACGAGGTCATAGCCGCGCGCGATCTCCAGCGCATTGGCTGAGGTGAACAGCACATTGTGCACATCCACCTGCACGGTGGGATTGATATCCATAATGCGCTGGCGGGCGGATTCGACCTTGAGCGTGCCCAGTTGAGCCGTACCGTGGATGACCTGGCGCTGCAGGTTGGATGCATCCACCACATCGTAGTCCACCAGGCCAATGCGGCCCACGCCCGCCGCGGCCAGGTACATGGCCGCCGGCGAGCCGAGGCCGCCGGTGCCGATGAGCAACACGGCGGAATCGCGCAGTTTCTGCTGGCCGGCCAAGCCCACCTCGGGGATGAGCAGATGGCGCGAATAGCGCATTAGGTCGTCACGAGTTAGTGTGCGGGAGCTTTCAGCAACCATGAGTGCCCTTTATACCGCAATGGTTTGAAGCGGTGCGCCTGGCGGGCGTACGCAGTCATTTTAAGGCGTGCGCCGTCACTTGCGGCGTACGCCGTTACTGTGGCGTACGATTGCATCCGTCATGCGCACCACGCGCACGAGCGGCTCGACATCGTGGACGCGAATAATGTCTGCGCCGCGCACGATGCTGACGGCCGCGGCCGCGGCGGTGCCCTCCATGCGCTGGTCAGGCGGCAGATCAAGGGTGTAGCCGATGAAGGATTTGCGCGAGGGGCCGACCAGCAGCGGGTAACCCAGGCTACGCAACTCACCGCCGCGGTCTAGCAACTCCAGGTTCTGCTCGACGGTCTTGCCGAAGCCGATCCCGGGGTCAAGAATGATGCGCTCATCAGAGATGCCGGCAGCATGGGCGATGGCCACGCTTTCCTGCAATTCACGCTTGATGTCTTCGATAAGCTCGGTGTATTCCACGCCCACGTAGCGGCCGCCCAGGCGCTCGCGCACTTCAGCGTTGGCGGGCTGGCTGCGGTTGTGCATCAGCACCACCGGCACGCCGCGGGCGGCGATAAGCGGCGCCAGGGCAGGGTCAGCCCGCAGACCCCACACGTCGTTCACCAGTACGGCGCCGGCGTCCAACGCGGCGGCGGCGGTGCTGGCTTTGTAAGTGTCAATGGAGATCGGCGTATCGAATTCGGCGGCCAGCGCCTGCACCACGGGAATGGTGCGCTGCAGCTCTTCGTCTGCGGAGACCGGCTGGCTGCCGGGGCGCGTGCTCTCACCACCCACGTCAAGCAGGTCTACTCCGGCCTCGACAAAGCGGCGGGCTTGCGCCAGAGCCGCCTCAACGGCATGCTTCTCTAGCAGGCCATCGCCGGAGAAGCTGTCTGGCGTGATATTTAGGATTCCCATCACATAGGTGCGGCTGCCCCAGGTAAATTCGTGATTGCCGATCTTCATTGCTCTGCTCCAGTGTCAAACGCTTGCACGCCGCTGGCGTCTTGTGCGGCCAGCAGCTGGCCTACGGTGCGCCCGCTGCCAGGCACCGGCAGCTCGGGCGCCAGCTCGGCCAGCGGCGCCAGCACAAAGGCGCGCTCCGCCAGGCGCGGGTGGGGAATTTGCAGAGCGTACTCGGCGGAGCCGAGCACGCTTTGCAGTTCAAGCTGCTGGTCGCCATACAGCAGAATGTCAATGTCGATCTCGCGCGGGCCGTAGCGGAAGCTGGCCACCCGCCCCACTTGCTGCTCGACCTGCTTGATATGCGCCAGCAGATCAGCCGGCGTCAGTTCGGTTTCGGCTTCCAGGGCCATGTTGAGGAAACTGGCCTGCTCGGCGTAGCCCCACGGCTCGGTCTCGTACACGGCGCTCTGGCGCCGCACGCGTACAGCCGGCGCCAGAGCGGCGATGGCGGCGTGCAAATTCGCCAGCCGGTCGCCGCGGTTGCTGCCCAGGCCGAGATAGATAAGGGTGCGCATGATGGGAGAGTATACGAGATTGGCAGTTTCTACTCGGTTATAATGTGCGCCTCATTGGAGAGGTCGCATAGTCTGGCCTAGTGCGCGCGCTTGGAAAGCGCGTATACCGCAAGGTATCGAGGGTTCGAATCCCTCCCTCTCCGCTCCATTCCCCCAGCGGCGCCGGATCGGCGTCGTTTTCATATCAGGAGCCAGCCATGACGAAGAGCAAACTGCTTAGGATGGACAATATCGGCATCGTGGTCGAATCGCTGGATGCGGCGATCGCCTTCTTTGAAAAGATCGGCCTGGCCCTCGAAGGGCGCGCCATGATAGAAGGCGAATGGGCGGGCCGGGTGACTGGGTTGGGCACGCAATCGGTGGAGATCGCCATGCTGGTCACGCCTGACGGACACAGCCGGCTTGAGTTGTCGCGCTTCCTCACCCCGTCTACAGTGTCAGACCACCGCACAGCGCCGGTGAATTCGCTGGGCTATTTGCGGGCCATGTTCACGGTGGACGACCTTGACGAAATGCTGTCCCGGCTGAGCAAGCACGGCGCCCAGCTGGTTGGCGAGGTGGTTAAGTACGAAGACAGCTACCGGTTGTGCTACATCCGCGGGCCGGAAGGCCTGCTTATAGGGCTGGCAGAGCAACTCAGTAACAACTAAGCACGTATCTGCGCATAGCGGCGCCCCTTGGCGCCGTTTGCGTTTTAAATGCTTGACAGCGCTGCGCCATTCTGTTATATAACTATATAGTTATATAATAAAACGGTTATATATGAACGACACACTCAGCCTTAAGTTTGCCGCCCTGGCCGACCCCACCCGCCGGGCGATCCTGGAGCGCCTGGCCGGCGGCGACGCCTCGGTCAGCGAGCTGGCGCGGCCCTTCGCCATGAGCCAGCCGGCCATCTCCAAGCACCTCAAGGTGCTGGAAAAGGCCGGGCTGATCAGCCGCGGGCGCGCCGCCCAGGCGCGCCCGGCCCACCTGGAGGCCGAGCAACTGGCCCTGGTCACCGAGTGGCTGGAGCGCTGCCGCCGCAACTGGCACGAAAGCTTCGACAAGCTGGACGCGTATTTGAAGACGCTGGAAGCAGCCGATGCGCACACCAAGCCGCGAGCGCCCAAACCCAAAAAACACAAACCATCAAGGAGAAAGAAATGAACGACAAAATGATCATCAAGGCGGACGGCGCCGAGCTGTACCTGGAGCGCACCTTCGCCGCCCCGCGTGAGCGCGTGTGGGCTGCCTTTACCGAGTGCCAGCATCTCACCAATTGGTGGGGACCCAAAGGCTGGGACCTAACCCATTGCGATATGGACTTCCGCGTGGGCGGCCGCTGGCACTATTGCATGACCGGCAAGAACCCGGAGAATGGTGAAGCCATTCAATCGTGGGGGCTGGCCGACTACACCGCCATCAGCGCACCCGACAGCTATACGTATATTGACGCCTTCTCCAACGCCGAGGGCGGCAAGGTGCCGGGCATGCCGGTAAGCGAGATCACTATGGACTTCGTAGAGGTGGACGGCGGCACCAAAGTGTTGAGCCGCGGCGTCTATGCTTCGGCCGAGGAGCTCGAGACCATCATGGAGATGGGCGTGGAACAAGGCATCACCGAAACCTGGGACCGCCTGGAAGAGCTGCTGGCGAAGTAGGAACTGGCCATGTCATTTCAAGCCTATCTGGACAATATCGAAGCCAAGACCGGCAAAACGCCCAACGAGTTCATTGCGCTGGCTAAGGCCAAAGGCTTTGGCGCAGACACGAAAGCCGGCGACATCGTGGCCTGGCTCAAGGAAGACTTTGACCTGGGGCGCGGCCACGCCATGGCGCTGGTGCACGTCATCAAGAACGGCGCGGTCATCAGCGACAAGCATGTCAACAGCGGTGGCACGCACAGCGACCCGAGCAACAAGCTGCGACTGAGCGGAGCGCGCCCAAAGGGTGCGAAGAAAACCGCCGCCAAGAAGACAGTAAAGAAAACTACGCGCAGGAAATAAGGCAGAGCGCGAAAACCAACAGCAAAACGCCCAGCCAACGGCTGGGCGTTTTGCTTTAGACTCGCCATATGCCTACACGCGAACTCAAGCTCGATCTGGGGGAATATGGCCAGGTCTCGGCCCTGCTGCAGCTGCCAGTCGGCGCCACGGCGCTGCTGGCCCTGGCGCACGGCGCCGGCACGGATATGCGCCACGCCAGCATGCAAAGCCTGGCCGATGCGCTGGCCGCGGCCGGCATCGGTACGCTGCGCTACAACTTTCCGTACAAGGAGCACAAGCGCGGCCGCCCGGACTCGCCAGTGGTAACCGGGGCAGCAGTGCGAGCCGCCTGCGCCGCGGCGGCCGAGGTTGCGCCCGAGTTGCCGCTGTTTGCCGGCGGACGCTCCTTCGGCGGGCGGATGACCTCATTGGCGGCCAGCGAGGCGCCGCTGCCAAGTGTGCACGGCCTCGTCTTCTTCGCCTTCCCGCTGCATCCAGCCGGCGCGCCGGCCACCAAGCGGGCTGAGCACCTGGCGCAGGTCGGCGTGCCGATGCTATTCCTGCAAGGCCCGCGCGATGAGCTAGCCACGCCTGCCCTGCTGGAGCCGGTCGTCAGCCAGCTGCCGAATGCAACCCTGCACTGGGTAGACGCGGCCGACCACAGCTTCAAGGTGCTCAAGCGCTCAGGCCGCACGGATGCAGATGTGATGAAGGAATTGGTGGAGACGACCGCCGCATTTATGCGGGCGAACAGTTAGCTAGTGATGGTGGTGGCCGTGACCATGAGGCTCATGGTCAAAATCGGCTTGCACAGCCGGGCCAAGCAGCGGGCGGACGCGCCCCCAACTTGACATGCTGGTGGCCGCCCAGCAGGCCACCAGCGTGGTCAGCGGCACGGCGGCCATCAGCCCCAGCGAACCCACCAGGGTGCGCAAAATTTCTTCGGCGACAAATTCACGGTTGATAAACGCAAACCAGTCGGTGCCCGCACCGGTGACCAGCAACAACAGCGGCAGGGCTGCACCGGTGTAAGCCAGTACCAGCGTATTAACCGTGGCGGCCACATGGTCCTGCCCGATGCGCATGCCGCGGCGATACAAGGCGCGCCAGGTCTGCTTGGGGTCAAGCAAATAGAGCTCGAAGATCACCGAAGCCTGCGTGATCACCAGGTCGTCGAGCACACCCAGGCTGCCGATGATGATGCCGCCCAGCACCAGGCCGCGGAAATCCACCACCAGTTGTGACTGCTGG contains the following coding sequences:
- a CDS encoding PIG-L family deacetylase; the encoded protein is METQANPHKTVLVVMAHPDDESFGMGGAIAYWDTQGVDVHLACATRGEAGTVDAEYLTKYETIAELREAELLCAADALGLKSVNFLEYRDSGMVGSEDNSRPEALVQAPLEQVAERIVVLIRRLRPQAVITFDETGGYYHPDHIHIHKATVAAFHAAGDASQYPKAGQPYQPAMLYVNARNRARLRRAVFLMRLLGKDPSKVGRNKDIDLTVLARDKDTPPHITINYRSVQARKDKADACHASQGGGRFIGSNLLEIVARWLGNKDRFTRIYPSTPDDYRSTDLFAN
- the rplS gene encoding 50S ribosomal protein L19, which encodes MSDLLKAVEAKKNENIPDLRPGDLVSVHVKIKEGDRERIQEFKGTVLKAGGSRNNRNFTVRRMASNGIGVERTFLTASPLIEKVVVERHSKVRRANLRYLRDVSGKKARLKQKFDK
- a CDS encoding winged helix-turn-helix transcriptional regulator, whose translation is MNDTLSLKFAALADPTRRAILERLAGGDASVSELARPFAMSQPAISKHLKVLEKAGLISRGRAAQARPAHLEAEQLALVTEWLERCRRNWHESFDKLDAYLKTLEAADAHTKPRAPKPKKHKPSRRKK
- the folK gene encoding 2-amino-4-hydroxy-6-hydroxymethyldihydropteridine diphosphokinase; this encodes MRTLIYLGLGSNRGDRLANLHAAIAALAPAVRVRRQSAVYETEPWGYAEQASFLNMALEAETELTPADLLAHIKQVEQQVGRVASFRYGPREIDIDILLYGDQQLELQSVLGSAEYALQIPHPRLAERAFVLAPLAELAPELPVPGSGRTVGQLLAAQDASGVQAFDTGAEQ
- a CDS encoding DUF4287 domain-containing protein; the encoded protein is MSFQAYLDNIEAKTGKTPNEFIALAKAKGFGADTKAGDIVAWLKEDFDLGRGHAMALVHVIKNGAVISDKHVNSGGTHSDPSNKLRLSGARPKGAKKTAAKKTVKKTTRRK
- a CDS encoding VOC family protein; translation: MTKSKLLRMDNIGIVVESLDAAIAFFEKIGLALEGRAMIEGEWAGRVTGLGTQSVEIAMLVTPDGHSRLELSRFLTPSTVSDHRTAPVNSLGYLRAMFTVDDLDEMLSRLSKHGAQLVGEVVKYEDSYRLCYIRGPEGLLIGLAEQLSNN
- the folP gene encoding dihydropteroate synthase, whose protein sequence is MKIGNHEFTWGSRTYVMGILNITPDSFSGDGLLEKHAVEAALAQARRFVEAGVDLLDVGGESTRPGSQPVSADEELQRTIPVVQALAAEFDTPISIDTYKASTAAAALDAGAVLVNDVWGLRADPALAPLIAARGVPVVLMHNRSQPANAEVRERLGGRYVGVEYTELIEDIKRELQESVAIAHAAGISDERIILDPGIGFGKTVEQNLELLDRGGELRSLGYPLLVGPSRKSFIGYTLDLPPDQRMEGTAAAAAVSIVRGADIIRVHDVEPLVRVVRMTDAIVRHSNGVRRK
- a CDS encoding SRPBCC domain-containing protein, whose translation is MNDKMIIKADGAELYLERTFAAPRERVWAAFTECQHLTNWWGPKGWDLTHCDMDFRVGGRWHYCMTGKNPENGEAIQSWGLADYTAISAPDSYTYIDAFSNAEGGKVPGMPVSEITMDFVEVDGGTKVLSRGVYASAEELETIMEMGVEQGITETWDRLEELLAK
- the moeB gene encoding molybdopterin-synthase adenylyltransferase MoeB, producing the protein MVAESSRTLTRDDLMRYSRHLLIPEVGLAGQQKLRDSAVLLIGTGGLGSPAAMYLAAAGVGRIGLVDYDVVDASNLQRQVIHGTAQLGTLKVESARQRIMDINPTVQVDVHNVLFTSANALEIARGYDLVIDGTDNFPTRYLVNDVSVKLGIPNVYGSIFRFDGQVSVFDAEHGPCYRCLFPEPPPPGLVPSCAEGGVLGVLPGIIGSMQASEGIKALLGIGETLVGRLLLFNALDMRIEFVKLRKDPNCVVCSQPKDKIELIDYEAFCGLPAHDHDEASMDKKYEVTPKELAEQLKAGSQVKVIDVREPHELAISRIEGSIDIPLGEVAARLSQLDTANEYVVICRVGGRSARAVELMLAAGFGKVKNLVGGINAWAEQVDPDLPTY